In Streptomyces sp. NBC_01551, one DNA window encodes the following:
- a CDS encoding IucA/IucC family siderophore biosynthesis protein, with protein MSLADAISHLSPELWDRANRALVRKALAEFSHERLLTPKPLGGSAYSVLSDDATVEYRFEAVLHALDHWSVDEASITRHRDGAELPLDALDFHIELREALGLSAEVLPVYLEEISSTLAGSGFKYTKPQVSSAVLAKSSFQDIETGMTEGHPCFVANNGRLGFGVHEYLSYAPETASPVHLVWVAARKDVSTFTAGAGLDHDSFVRDELGEETIAAFSARMADLGLDLADYHLLPIHPWQWWNKTTVTFAAEIANRRLVLLGEGSDAYLAQQSIRTFFNTSAPEKHYVKTAISVLNMGFMRGLSAAYMEATPAINDWLHQLIEGDEVLRSVDFSIIRERAAIGYHHRQYERATDRYSPYRKMLAALWRESPVASLQGGERLATMASLLHVDAEGKSFVGALIAESGLTPEEWLRSYLKAYLVPLLHCFYQYDLAYMPHGENTILVIEGGVVKRAIFKDIAEEIVVMDPDAVLPPAVERVRADIPEDMKLLSIFTDVFDCFFRFLGSILVSEGICEEDTFWKAVADCGHDYQESMPQLAERFERYDYFAQEFQLSCLNRLQLRNNKQMVDLADPSAALQLIGTLKNPVARFARR; from the coding sequence ATGAGCCTCGCCGACGCCATCTCCCACCTCTCCCCCGAGCTGTGGGACCGCGCGAACCGCGCCCTGGTCCGCAAGGCCCTCGCCGAGTTCTCGCACGAGCGCCTCCTGACCCCGAAGCCGCTCGGCGGCTCCGCGTACTCCGTCCTGAGCGACGACGCCACCGTGGAGTACCGCTTCGAGGCCGTCCTGCACGCCCTGGACCACTGGTCCGTGGACGAGGCCTCCATCACCCGCCACCGCGACGGCGCCGAGCTGCCGCTGGACGCCCTCGACTTCCACATCGAGCTGCGCGAGGCCCTCGGCCTGAGCGCGGAGGTGCTGCCGGTCTACCTGGAGGAGATCTCCTCCACCCTGGCGGGTTCGGGCTTCAAGTACACGAAGCCGCAGGTCTCCTCCGCCGTCCTCGCGAAGTCCTCCTTCCAGGACATCGAGACCGGCATGACCGAGGGCCACCCCTGCTTCGTGGCCAACAACGGCCGGCTCGGCTTCGGCGTGCACGAGTACCTCTCGTACGCCCCGGAGACCGCGAGCCCCGTCCACCTGGTGTGGGTCGCGGCCCGCAAGGACGTGTCCACCTTCACGGCGGGCGCGGGCCTGGACCACGACTCGTTCGTCCGCGACGAGCTGGGCGAGGAGACCATCGCGGCGTTCTCGGCGCGGATGGCGGACCTCGGCCTGGACCTGGCGGACTACCACCTGCTGCCGATCCACCCCTGGCAGTGGTGGAACAAGACCACGGTCACCTTCGCGGCCGAGATCGCCAACCGCCGCCTGGTCCTGCTCGGCGAGGGCTCGGACGCGTACCTGGCCCAGCAGTCGATCCGTACGTTCTTCAACACGAGCGCCCCCGAGAAGCACTACGTCAAGACGGCGATCTCGGTGCTCAACATGGGCTTCATGCGGGGCCTGTCGGCCGCGTACATGGAGGCCACGCCGGCCATCAACGACTGGCTGCACCAGCTCATCGAGGGCGACGAGGTGCTCCGGTCGGTGGACTTCTCGATCATCCGCGAGCGCGCGGCGATCGGCTACCACCACCGCCAGTACGAGCGCGCCACCGACCGCTACTCGCCGTACCGCAAGATGCTGGCGGCCCTGTGGCGAGAGTCCCCGGTCGCCTCCCTGCAGGGCGGCGAGCGCCTCGCGACGATGGCCTCGCTCCTGCACGTGGACGCCGAGGGCAAGTCCTTCGTCGGCGCCCTGATCGCGGAGTCGGGCCTGACCCCCGAGGAATGGCTGCGCTCCTACCTCAAGGCGTATCTGGTCCCGCTGCTGCACTGCTTCTACCAGTACGACCTCGCGTACATGCCGCACGGCGAGAACACCATCCTCGTCATCGAGGGCGGCGTCGTGAAGCGGGCGATCTTCAAGGACATCGCCGAGGAGATCGTCGTCATGGACCCGGACGCGGTCCTGCCGCCCGCGGTCGAGCGGGTCCGGGCGGACATCCCGGAGGACATGAAGCTGCTGTCCATCTTCACGGACGTCTTCGACTGCTTCTTCCGCTTCCTGGGCTCGATCCTGGTCTCGGAGGGCATCTGCGAGGAGGACACCTTCTGGAAGGCGGTCGCCGACTGCGGCCACGACTACCAGGAGTCGATGCCGCAGCTCGCCGAGCGCTTCGAGCGGTACGACTACTTCGCGCAGGAGTTCCAGCTGTCCTGCCTGAACCGCCTCCAGCTGCGGAACAACAAGCAGATGGTCGACCTCGCCGACCCGTCGGCGGCCCTCCAGCTGATCGGCACCCTCAAGAACCCCGTCGCGCGCTTCGCGCGCCGGTAG